Genomic DNA from Peribacillus simplex NBRC 15720 = DSM 1321:
GGATATAAGTATTCAAGATTGGTTGCTGGCTTTTCAAGAAGAAAATCATTCAACGGAATATCAGAACGATATGGATGATTTAAACTCGCTGCCTAAAGTTTTGGACTACTTAAGAAGTGAAGGCTTATTAGCAAGCTGTGAAAACAATGATTTGCAGCCTGGGGATGTTACAAGAAAAAGTCTGGAGTTTCCTTCAATGCGGAGTGAACGCCTGCAAATATTAACAAGAGGCCAAACCGGTGCAGTGACATCACTTGCCTATGCAGTCATCCGTGGATATGGTGCACTGCACCCGACAGTAGGTGAGCTGCGCGTAGGCCAGCTGCCTGTCCATCTCGATCACCCGCTGCTGGACGAAGGGCAAGAGGAAGATAGCTATTATATTGGGGACTTCACAGCGACGGAGGTAGAGATGCTCGTTCCGCTTACGGTAGAGAAAGAACAAGGCAAAAAAGAAATTGAGTTTGAAATTGGCTATGGCATGTGCATGGGACAAAATGAAACGAAAGCAATCGCAATGGGTATCTTGGATAATTGCCTGGAAAAACCAAACAAAGAGTTTCCAAGTCACAACGAGGAATTCGTTCTTTATCATATAGATTCAGTGGAATCAACGGGTTTCATCTCCCATTTGAAGATGCCTCATTATGTTACGTTCCAATCCAAGCTTGATAGCATACGGAAGTCGAAAGATAAGACCACAGAGCAGGAGGTTGGATTTCATGAATAAAACTTATAATTTTGCATTCTTTGATGAAGGGTCGAAACGGGAAATTAGAAGGGCAACACTGAAGGCGATTGCCATTCCCGGTTATCAAGTCCCATTCGCTTCAAGGGAAATGCCGATTGGGCGTGGTTGGGGCACGGGCGGCCTGCAGTTGACATTGTCATTGATCGGAAAAGATGACGTCCTTAAGGTGATCGACCAAGGCTCGGATGAATCCGTTAATGCCGTTAACATAAAAAAACTCGTATCTGATACCACTGGGGTAAGGACAACGGATAGCACAAATGAAGCCTCTTTAATCCAGTCTAGACACAGGGTGCCGGAAGTGCCGCTGCAACGAGACCAGATTTTAATTCTTCAAGTTCCGTTACCGGAACCTTTAAGGAATTTTGAGCCGAGCGAACATGAAACGAAAAAGCTGCATGCTGAGAGAGAGTATAGCGGAGCATGGCTTATGTTATTTGAACAAATTATGAAGTACGGAATAATGGCGACGGATGCAGACCATCCGGTGATGGTTCACGATAGGTATGTCATGGCACCAAGCCCAATACCAAGATTCGATAATGCCAAGCTGGACGGTAATGAAGCGCTCATTTTGTTAGGTGCAGGCAGGGAGAAAAAGGTATATGCAGTACCCCCATATACAAATGTATCATCTTTGGCATTTGATGATTATGAATTTGAAATCGAGTCCTTTACAAATCATGCTTGCATTCTCTGCGGGTCCAATGATGTGTTTTTGGATGAACTTGTTGATGAGGAATCAGGGGAAACGTATTTCCTATGCAATGATACAAGCAATTGCCTTGAAATGGTCAATCAAAAACAATCATTGGGAGTGAATTAAATGTCTGTGCTAGAGGTACCCGTATTATCGGTTAAACAAATGAACAAACAGTACGGTAACGGATGTTCAATTTGTAAACATATGAAATTAGGAAAAGTGGCGAAAAACTATTGTTACGAATGCGGAACGGTATATGCCTGTAGAGATGTGACGTTTGACTTGTATCACGGTGAAGTTCTCGGAATTGTAGGGGAAAGCGGCAGTGGCAAATCCACTTTAATGAAAAGTTTATATTTTGACGAAGAAGTAACCGATGGAGAACTGTATGTGGCTGGCTTTGAGGATGGAAAAAAGAACTTATTCATGGAGTCTGCCCAGAAAAAAAGATTCGTTCGAAACCACCTGATGGGGAAGGTTTATCAAAACCCGATTCTAGGGTTGAAAATGGATTTCTCCTCGATAGGCAATATTGCTGAGAAGTTAATTTCAGCTGGGAACAGACATGTTGGCAGCATGGAAACAAGAGGCGCCGAGCTCCTTGAGGCAGTCAATATTCCCATTCATCGAATGAAAGAAGAACCAAGGAATTTCTCAGGCGGAATGCAGCAAAGGGTACAGATAGCCAAAGCATTGTCCAACAATCCACCCATACTGCTTTTGGATGAGGTCACCACGGGTTTGGATTTATCAGTTCAAGCAAGTGTATTGGATTTAATTAAAGGTCTCCAAAGAGATTTGAATATTAGCATTGTATTGGTATCCCATGATTTGGGCGTAATCCGAATGCTTGCGGACCGTACGCTCGTTATGCTGGAGGGTAAAGTAATCGAGCAAGGTTTGACAGATCAAATACTCGAAGATCCACAGCATCCTTATACCCAGCAATTAGTACACTCGCTGCTGTAAAAGAAACTAAAGGAAAATGGGGGAAGAGACATTGTTGCTGATTAAAAATGGAAAAATAATAACGGAAGACTCGATCCTGATGGACCATGATCTCTTAATTAAGGATGATAGAATTTGCAGGATTGCACCTGTGGGAGAAATCGAAACGAGTCCTGAAATGGAAGTGCTGGACGCTTTGGGTGGATATGTTTCACCCGGTTTTATTGATCTTCATTCCGATTATATTGAACATATGACTGCGCCGCGCCCGACTTCTTTAATGAATTTTCATTTGAGCTTAAGAGAAACGGAAAAGGAACTGATTACGCACGGGATTACGACCATGTTTCACTCACTATCACTCTATAAATCCACTGAATACGCATATAAGCCAATTCGGGAGCCTGAGAATGTAAGGAAGCTTATTGACTTAATTGATCAAACACATAAGATGAAGCACCTAGTACGTCATCGGTTTCATGCTCGTTATGAAATTGATAATTTGGAGGATATTGATAGTTTAAAAGAATATGTTTCGGAAAAGAAAGTGCATCTGGTCTCATTCATGGACCACACTCCAGGGCAAGGGCAGTATCGGCATCTAGAGATTTATCGAAACACTTTAAGGGGGTATAACAATTATAGTGATGAAGCCATTGATGTGATGATCCGGACTCATCAAGTGAAAGAAAAGCTGACGATTGAAAGAATGAAGGAAATTGCACTGCTAGCAAGAGAAAACAATATTGCTGTTGCTTCACATGATGATGATTCAATAGAAAAGCTTGAATTGGTTCACAGCTTTGGAACGAGTATAAGTGAATTTCCAATCACACTTGAGATTGCCCGTAAGGCCCATGATATGGGGATGTATACCATATCGGGTGCACCAAATGTTCTTTTGGGAGGTTCTCACAGCGGGAACTTAAGTGCCTCTGAAGCCATTCAGGATGGGAGCATAGACATATTATGCAGTGATTATTACCCTGCAGCCCTTCTGCATTCAATGTTTGAATTAGTCGAAAACCATGGAATGGATCTTGTCGATATGTTTAAGCTAGTTACGATTAATCCCGCAAAGGCAGTCAAGATGGAGGACGAAATAGGATCGATTCACGAAGGGAAAAAGGCTGACATACTTATTATTGAAAAAATTTCTGGTGATTTCCCTGTCATAACAACTGTGATTGTAGATGGAAAATTGATTCAAAAAACGAATTACAGGATATAAATTTTAGAGAGCGGGTGGCAAAGTGGAGAACATATTGGAGATCAATGATTTATCCAAGTCTTTTATTTTACATAATCAACGCAAGAATATCCATGCGGTAAGCAATATTACGATCCGAGTGAAAAAAGGCCAATTTATTGGCATTACAGGTAAGAGTGGCAGCGGAAAATCAACGATCCTAAAATCGATTTATGGTACCTATCGGGTTCAAAAAGGAGACATCTGGTACGAATCTTCCCTCTATGGTGCGATTAATCTAGCAAAAGCTACAGAAAGGGAAATGATTTCCCTGCGTAAACATGAGATAGGCTATGTATCCCAATTTTTAAATGTCATGCCAAGAACTACAGCAAGGCAGCTCGTTACCGGAGCCATACTTGAAATGGGACAAAGCAGGGAAATGGCCAATATCGAAACAGAAAAAATCCTCGACCACTTTGAAATAGGAAAAGAGCTATGGGACAGTTACCCTGCTACTTTTTCAGGAGGAGAGAAGCTAAGGTTAAATATAGCAAGAGCAATGGTGAAAAGGCCGCGGCTCCTCCTGCTGGATGAACCGACAGCAAGTTTGGATCACGATTCTAAAGTGAAGGTGAAAACCCTGCTGGAACAGTTAATGAACGAAGGAACGACAATGCTGGGCATTTTTCATGACTTGGAGTTCATGAATCGGTTAGTAGATAAAGAATATAGCATGCAGAATGGATGTTTTACTCAAGCTATTCAAAAAATTTAACGATTGATTCACATAAATTTTACTGAATATTCAGCCTCCTTAACGGCAGGTTAGTATTGTACCGGTATTGTTATATGGGAAGTGACTGAAATGAAAAAGATCTTTCAAATTGGAGGGGAGATTTAACGTGAAAAAATCGATGATGTCCATATTGATGTTAGTTATTTTGCTGGTGTTTACAGGTTGTTCTTCTAGTAGTTCAACAGGTGCAAATGAAGATGATACATTAACCAT
This window encodes:
- a CDS encoding carbon-phosphorus lyase complex subunit PhnI, with protein sequence MGYVAVKGGTKAIEESIKRLKYERVKQGTAIELHKIEAGMRGLIDQVMSESSLYDQSLAALAIKQAEGNPEEAVFLLRAYRSTLPRKHVSRVISSENMKVERRISASFKDIPGGQILGATTDYTHRLLDSELENESDISIQDWLLAFQEENHSTEYQNDMDDLNSLPKVLDYLRSEGLLASCENNDLQPGDVTRKSLEFPSMRSERLQILTRGQTGAVTSLAYAVIRGYGALHPTVGELRVGQLPVHLDHPLLDEGQEEDSYYIGDFTATEVEMLVPLTVEKEQGKKEIEFEIGYGMCMGQNETKAIAMGILDNCLEKPNKEFPSHNEEFVLYHIDSVESTGFISHLKMPHYVTFQSKLDSIRKSKDKTTEQEVGFHE
- a CDS encoding alpha-D-ribose 1-methylphosphonate 5-phosphate C-P-lyase PhnJ is translated as MNKTYNFAFFDEGSKREIRRATLKAIAIPGYQVPFASREMPIGRGWGTGGLQLTLSLIGKDDVLKVIDQGSDESVNAVNIKKLVSDTTGVRTTDSTNEASLIQSRHRVPEVPLQRDQILILQVPLPEPLRNFEPSEHETKKLHAEREYSGAWLMLFEQIMKYGIMATDADHPVMVHDRYVMAPSPIPRFDNAKLDGNEALILLGAGREKKVYAVPPYTNVSSLAFDDYEFEIESFTNHACILCGSNDVFLDELVDEESGETYFLCNDTSNCLEMVNQKQSLGVN
- a CDS encoding ATP-binding cassette domain-containing protein — translated: MSVLEVPVLSVKQMNKQYGNGCSICKHMKLGKVAKNYCYECGTVYACRDVTFDLYHGEVLGIVGESGSGKSTLMKSLYFDEEVTDGELYVAGFEDGKKNLFMESAQKKRFVRNHLMGKVYQNPILGLKMDFSSIGNIAEKLISAGNRHVGSMETRGAELLEAVNIPIHRMKEEPRNFSGGMQQRVQIAKALSNNPPILLLDEVTTGLDLSVQASVLDLIKGLQRDLNISIVLVSHDLGVIRMLADRTLVMLEGKVIEQGLTDQILEDPQHPYTQQLVHSLL
- the phnM gene encoding phosphonate metabolism protein PhnM, whose amino-acid sequence is MLLIKNGKIITEDSILMDHDLLIKDDRICRIAPVGEIETSPEMEVLDALGGYVSPGFIDLHSDYIEHMTAPRPTSLMNFHLSLRETEKELITHGITTMFHSLSLYKSTEYAYKPIREPENVRKLIDLIDQTHKMKHLVRHRFHARYEIDNLEDIDSLKEYVSEKKVHLVSFMDHTPGQGQYRHLEIYRNTLRGYNNYSDEAIDVMIRTHQVKEKLTIERMKEIALLARENNIAVASHDDDSIEKLELVHSFGTSISEFPITLEIARKAHDMGMYTISGAPNVLLGGSHSGNLSASEAIQDGSIDILCSDYYPAALLHSMFELVENHGMDLVDMFKLVTINPAKAVKMEDEIGSIHEGKKADILIIEKISGDFPVITTVIVDGKLIQKTNYRI
- a CDS encoding phosphonate C-P lyase system protein PhnL; translated protein: MENILEINDLSKSFILHNQRKNIHAVSNITIRVKKGQFIGITGKSGSGKSTILKSIYGTYRVQKGDIWYESSLYGAINLAKATEREMISLRKHEIGYVSQFLNVMPRTTARQLVTGAILEMGQSREMANIETEKILDHFEIGKELWDSYPATFSGGEKLRLNIARAMVKRPRLLLLDEPTASLDHDSKVKVKTLLEQLMNEGTTMLGIFHDLEFMNRLVDKEYSMQNGCFTQAIQKI